Proteins from one Plasmodium relictum strain SGS1 genome assembly, chromosome: 10 genomic window:
- a CDS encoding 50S ribosomal protein L28, apicoplast, putative yields MRSKTINKIFNLTKNVYILYIIININSILLYGHSTINKYETKRINFQKNFYVKLYIRKQQIFKNNYFYKTSHASKFSLYTKKRHKEALEIKKYRMKGTSSIARHYGFKGKKRINKVTMLPLKEIKLPIRRCMILKKMDNWNARKISKSGIRTHRIQRLNLIKKRIFFEEENRFVKLKVSAKGLKTIKKYGLNYCCKKFNLDLSKKKFDAGYSLRKKKKKNDINENDKLNEKPNEIYEDADKIMKNLNLNN; encoded by the exons atgcgAAGtaaaacaattaataaaatatttaacttAACAAAAAATGTGTATAtactatatataataattaacaTAAATTCAATATTACTTTATGGGCATTCAAca ATTAACAAATATGAAactaaaagaataaattttcaaaagAACTTTTATG taaaattatatattaggAAACaacaaatatttaaaaataattatttttataaaacatCTCATGcttcaaaattttcattatatacaaaaaaaaggCATAAAGAAGCACTAgaa attaaaaaatatagaatgaAAGGAACATCATCAATAGCAAGACATTACGGATTTaagggaaaaaaaagaatcaaTAAAGTTACGATGTTACCTCTTAAAGAAATTAAGTTACCAATAAGGAG gtgtatgattctaaaaaaaatggaCAATTGGAATGCTCGTAAAATTTCAAAGTCAGGTATAAGAACACATAGAATACAAAGGttgaatttaattaaaaaaagaattttttttgaagaagaaaataggtttgtaaaattaaaagttagTGCAAAGGGATTAAagacaataaaaaaatacggTTTAAATTACTgttgtaaaaaatttaatttagatTTAAGCAAAAAGAAATTTGATGCTGGATACTCtttaaggaaaaaaaaaaaaaaaaatgatatcaatgaaaatgataaattaaatgaaaaaccAAATGAAATTTATGAAGATGCagataaaataatgaagaatttaaatttaaataattaa
- a CDS encoding mitochondrial inner membrane TIM10 associated protein, putative, which yields MDNPRSMEDAQNALGMMIYQILNNQVRKTCFEKCFGQKFSEQMGKNEQICLAKCMDRMYEAHTIVTKASTEISQNLNIDTNF from the exons atggaTAATCCACGTAGTATGGAAGATGCTCAGAATGCTTTAGGAATGATGATATATCAGATATTAaataat CAAGTACGAAAAACTTGTTTTGAAAAATGTTTTGGTCAGAAGTTTTCTGAACAGATGGGGAAAAATGAACAAATATGTTTAGCTAAATGCATGGATAGAat gtATGAAGCACACACTATTGTAACTAAAGCATCTACTGAAATATctcaaaatttaaatattgatacgaatttttaa
- a CDS encoding DnaJ protein, putative, producing MEMNKDPHSILKVEKNCDVETLKKQFKKLAILYHPDKSKYHLFKENKEKKEKDIDFVTLVWAYEQILKEIECSNKSEKYENALNIKKSDLKYIKEEETYIYFCRCGDFFLFSENLYYEYYVIQVCQSCSSSVYITP from the coding sequence atggaAATGAATAAAGATCCTCATTCAATTTTGAAAGTTGAGAAAAACTGTGATGTAGAAACTCTAAAAAagcaatttaaaaaattagctATATTATATCATCCAGACAAATCAAAGTAtcatttatttaaagaaaataaggaaaaaaaagaaaaagatatagATTTTGTAACGTTAGTTTGGGCTTATGaacaaattttaaaagagaTTGAATGCAGTAACAAGTCTGAGAAATATGAAAATGCTCTGAATATCAAAAAAAGcgatttaaaatatattaaagaagaagaaacttatatatatttttgccGATGTGGtgatttttttctttttagtgaaaatttatattacgAATATTACGTTATTCAGGTATGTCAGAGTTGCTCATCATCTGTTTATATAACACCTTAA
- the MSP8 gene encoding merozoite surface protein 8, putative → MEIKLHLIFFLICIIFYKNVVKCNNNNNKNIISKSYNNIRKNFSKWNNSSINDKDNDENLNTEEHIRKSISNYKNYLLRLKNFLDSSKESKEENSDNYDKNDENYEDNNFEHNPIENKNNESYDNKNDNNESDSIDESTVEGNNEYSNEKNSNEHDGNGDDTSEENEEMLEKFANFQEINRKYMELQGNSEDENNVYNKYDTESYDEDGDGKKVLSAYDIKIMETVRQVSIRASRMDVNYFKDIDKEFKNCFDKHDFLFCKMADKIKIDLGNGNMKNKEYAINKLETLFNQINKDYIEKDNFDLHNYLLDLKFINFFVLNKASDNYNDIVNLVNDINSKIELSSIDGIINSFVHNKNINYKIKENITNIITKTSIKYFKIEINKEKKLFLPVLEYHNNKSLNYISDTFFRNNKICENKMCPSNSNCYIIGLEEVCRCFPGFKELIEDNTIKCVKDDEIDCMKNNGGCDSNAKCVFEEKKIVCECNVDYEGDGIYCSNAFFNSINILIFLIVLIFNLYIL, encoded by the coding sequence atggagataaaattacatttaattttttttttaatttgtataATATTCTATAAAAATGTTGTGAAATgcaataataacaataataagaACATTATAAGTAAGTCATATAATAATATCAGAAAAAATTTTTCGAAATGGAATAATTCTTCAATAAATGACAAagataatgatgaaaatttaaatactGAAGAACATATAAGAAAAAGTATTAGTAATTACAAAAACTATTTATTACGCTTAAAGAATTTTCTTGATTCTAGTAAAGAGagtaaagaagaaaatagcgataattatgataaaaatgatgaaaattatGAAGACAATAATTTTGAGCATAACcctatagaaaataaaaataatgaaagttACGATAACAAAAATGATAACAATGAAAGTGATTCTATAGATGAAAGCACTGTTGAAGGAAATAATGAATAtagtaatgaaaaaaatagcaATGAACATGATGGAAATGGGGATGATACTagtgaagaaaatgaagaaatgtTAGAAAAGTTTGCTAATTTTCAGGAAATTAACAGAAAATATATGGAACTTCAAGGAAATTCagaagatgaaaataatgtTTACAATAAATATGATACAGAATCATATGATGAAGATGGTGACggaaaaaaagttttaagtGCATACGATATCAAAATAATGGAAACAGTTAGACAAGTGAGTATCAGAGCATCGAGAATGGATGtgaattattttaaagatataGATAAGGAGTTTAAAAACTGTTTTGACAAAcatgattttttattttgtaagaTGGCTGATAAGATTAAAATAGACTTAGGTAATggaaatatgaaaaataaagaatatgcCATAAACAAATTAGAAACTTTATTCAATCAAATAAATAAGgattatatagaaaaagacAATTTTGATTTGCATAATTATTTGCTTGATTTAAAATTcatcaatttttttgtattgaATAAAGCATCCGACAATTACAATGATATTGTAAATTTAgttaatgatataaattcTAAAATAGAATTATCATCTATAGATGgaattattaattcttttgttcataataaaaatataaattataaaattaaagaaaatataactaatataattacaaaaacttctattaaatattttaaaatagaaataaataaagaaaaaaaactgTTCCTACCTGTACTAGAAtatcataataataaatctCTCAATTACATATCTGATActttttttagaaataataaaatatgtgaGAATAAAATGTGTCCATCTAATTCTAATTGTTATATAATCGGTCTTGAAGAGGTGTGTAGATGTTTTCCCGgttttaaagaattaatagAAGATAATACTATTAAGTGTGTAAAAGATGATGAAATAGATTGTATGAAAAATAATGGAGGTTGTGATAGCAATGCAAAATGTgtttttgaagaaaaaaaaattgtttgtGAGTGTAATGTTGATTATGAAGGAGATGGTATATATTGTTCTAatgcattttttaattcgattaatattttaattttccttATAGTAttgatttttaatttatacatattataa
- a CDS encoding HCNGP-like protein, putative encodes MNLVDYEISSDEDFEALSHKNEKSCTVNEETQINNNNDEVKNCEQKKINNFQIEIKENSTNENDIEEVRIFSCHKKRKIKKDDLIETNNNLSLKSTKENFKINNEQSNKKKNHFNSLCLDKLKSNESLNEKNELKKYKKVSPEEDIKEENEKRNISILKYEKMRENKEEKEIYRDILREDNEIKNNYKMEMNQNYPKEEYEEKKKNKDKNEVNKNTMERDSEKEKNLNEKIPNNKMFFENNNLMNINIDENNFDEIFLLPENEYSDILNKKIDDLSKLYNIDLTINKNITNSNEYKNPCILEKIMQIFNIDVYSSNYPLNIYNPHDFLSVDLFNEKNDQATQNKTKTKWSNIN; translated from the coding sequence atgaATTTAGTTGATTATGAAATTTCTAGTGATGAGGACTTTGAAGCATTATCAcataaaaatgagaaaagTTGCACGGTTAATGAAGAAActcaaataaataataataatgatgaagTGAAGAATTGTGaacaaaaaaagataaataattttcaaatagaaattaaagaaaatagtactaatgaaaatgatatagAAGAAGTGAGGATTTTTAGTTgtcataaaaaaagaaaaataaaaaaagacgATTTGATAGAAACAAATAACAACTTATCTTTGAAATcaacaaaagaaaatttcaaaataaataatgaacaaagcaataaaaaaaagaaccaTTTTAATAGTTTATGCctagataaattaaaaagtaacgaatcattaaatgaaaaaaatgaattaaaaaaatataagaaagtCTCACCAGAAGAAGACATTAAAgaggaaaatgaaaaaagaaatataagtATCTTGAAATATGAAAAGATgagagaaaataaagaagaaaaagaaatatatagaGATATCTTGAGAGaagataatgaaataaaaaataattataaaatggaAATGAATCAAAATTATCCAAAAGAagaatatgaagaaaaaaaaaagaataaagataaaaatgaagtaaataaaaatactatgGAAAGGGATagtgaaaaagaaaaaaatttaaatgaaaaaattcctaataataaaatgttttttgaaaataataaccttatgaatattaatatagatgaaaataattttgatgaaatatttctattaccagaaaatgaatattctgatattttaaataaaaaaattgatgatttatcaaaattatataatatagatttaacaataaataaaaatattactaaTTCAAATGAATATAAGAATCCAtgtattttagaaaaaattatgcaAATATTTAACATTGATGTATATTCATCTAATTATCCactaaatatatacaatCCTCATGATTTTTTATCAGTTGATTTGTTTAACGAAAAAAACGACCAAGCTACtcaaaataaaacaaaaacaaagtGGTCAAACATAAATTAA
- the VPS11 gene encoding vacuolar protein sorting-associated protein 11, putative, with protein sequence MFNFRRLPLFDEDQTKDTGEIKNFLNSYEGIRFCSFNKFMNVFLDKLLFIDPLNLIVTTISTNTFIVDFCFNDKINNIIILGKNKNALICSIYSIKEYNFILLKKIYLSKNCKNIKKTLISSSLDYIITLENNKITFYFISNDHSINKSELIEDEEIIENVFLCKDDNLVILKKNCANIYKLIKKNLCIGYKFSESINLNFYNNNDLSLNESILSIYNEEINILYICYNYLKVLCALNLNNRKYECILLDNKITDLFCVKFYLILLTELNQKFYINIYIIYEDMKLIVFNTSFNYLITNIIFFNNLLFFTIDDGIHKSEIKIDKYYFYEQLKNNCTSKEDDEVFRHNKSDSLSDIFIESEKTKKENFDLLKIYNENINKGSIRNNTNVNRKGVINEENNVEEKKVYADKFFKLNNKFFKNPKNKIKIVLKEKNINEIINIFKKKKLFHWLIKYSELNKNYHVTNFGYVYKIYADFLFEKEQYEKSMYQYIKTIGFLETSYVIHKYLNLDLYEYLSVYLEKLHETHLFNDEHTMMLLSCYKKECKKKKMIYFIKNNKNKINLNKTYKFLLNSGYYNVVLKFSKKNKDHLTYISILIDKFENYEKSLKYIFKLDVENICILLFRYGYKFIKYFPELTIYLLKKIIKKYNLNLTIFIPLFLDNIDFLFIFILKFLDKKKDEIMLDTNNDVDKSSLYDKKKVKKSHFINNISDKENSINIINRKKLEFDIFNGDYDYILFVTVMQILLQKYKKNEENTILTFNIDKLIKNKDKNIKFLSLLLLSIYNYNKGLLNICKKINKYDISFLFSINKVINKIKIKCNRKVLLTKNININDYQLEDKDSYKLMNKQFHTHIFKTCMEHFKLNYSFYNYIFYYLSLLNDDKFLIKFIKIINKKSALLLLNLILILQKYNKSYICIKKMLISYLNEINQDINSKYIEILKDKKELYKIKKQKLRNKYNFHLIENTYCSVCKEVLSTPIIHFLCNHSYHYYCLNNDKVCLLCYNKDNEKRLLKEKAKNAINNFDEFFKYLQGSTNKYSFISNYLSYGVIPNK encoded by the exons atgtttaattTCAGAAGATTACCTCTTTTTGATGAAGACCAAACAAAAGATACAG gggaaataaaaaattttttaaatagttaTGAAGGAATACGTTTCTgctcttttaataaatttatgaaTGTATTTTTAGACAAATTACTCTTTATTGATccattaaatttaattgttACAACCATAAGTACAAACACTTTCATTGTtgatttttgttttaatgacaaaataaataatatcattattttagG gaAAAACAAAAACGCCTTAATCTGCAGCATTTATAGCattaaagaatataatttcatccttttgaaaaaaatatatctaagTAAAAactgtaaaaatataaaaaaaactctAATAAGTAGTTCCCTAGATTATATAATTactttagaaaataataaaattactttttattttataagtaATGATCatagtataaataaaagtgaATTAATAGAAGATGAAGAGATTATtgaaaatgtatttttatgtaaagaTGATAATTtagtaatattaaaaaagaattgtgcaaatatatataaacttatCAAAAAAAACTTATGTATTGGTTATAAATTCAGTGAAagtattaatttaaatttttataataataatgatttatCATTAAACGAATCAATATTGTCAatatataatgaagaaataaacatcttatatatatgctataattatttaaaagtcTTATGCGCTTTGAActtaaataatagaaaatatgaATGCATTTTActtgataataaaataaccGACCTATTTTgtgttaaattttatttaattttacttaCAGAGCTAaatcaaaaattttatataaacatatatattatatatgaaGATATGAAATTAATAGTATTTAATACTTCTTTCAATTACTTGATAACAaacatcattttttttaataatttactCTTTTTTACCATTGATGACGGCATACACAAATCTGAAATTAAAAttgataaatattatttttatgaacaATTAAAGAATAATTGTACTTCAAAAGAAGATGATGAAGTCTTTAGACATAACAAAAGTGATAGTTTAAGTGATATATTTATAGAAtcagaaaaaacaaaaaaagaaaattttgacttattaaaaatatacaatgaaaatataaataaaggaAGTATAAGAAATAATACTAACGTAAATAGAAAAGGGgtaataaatgaagaaaataacgtagaagaaaaaaaggtATATGcagataaattttttaaattgaataataaattttttaaaaatcccaaaaataaaattaaaatagtattaaaagaaaaaaatatcaacgaaattataaatatttttaaaaaaaaaaaactatttcattggttaataaaatattctgaattaaataaaaattatcatgTTACCAATTTTGGTTatgtttataaaatttatgcagattttttatttgaaaaagaaCAGTATGAAAAATCTATGTatcaatatataaaaactatTGGATTTTTAGAAACCTCTTATGttattcataaatatttaaacttagatttatatgaatatttgTCTGTATATTTAGAGAAATTACATGAAACTCATCTTTTTAACGATGAACATACAATGATGTTATTATCTTGCTATAAAAAAGAGtgcaaaaaaaagaaaatgatatattttataaagaataataaaaacaaaattaatttaaataaaacatataaatttttattaaattctgGCTATTACAATGtagttttaaaattttcgaaaaaaaataaagatcaCTTAacatatatttctattttaataGATAAGTTTGAAAATTACGAAAAAagcttaaaatatatttttaaattagatgtagaaaatatatgtattttattgTTCCGATATggatataaatttattaaatattttcctGAGTTAACTatttacttattaaaaaaaattattaaaaagtataatttaaACTTAACCATTTTTATTCCCTTATTTTTAGATAACATAGatttcctttttatatttatcttaaaatttcttgataaaaaaaaagatgaaataaTGTTGGATACAAATAATGATGTTGACAAAAGTTCattatatgataaaaaaaaagttaaaaagagccattttataaataatataagtgATAAGGAAAATTccattaatataataaatagaaaGAAATTGGAATTTGATATATTCAATGGTGATTATGATTATATCTTATTTGTTACAGTTATGCAAATacttttacaaaaatataaaaaaaatgaggaaAATACCATTTTAACCTTTAACAtagataaattaataaaaaataaagataaaaatataaaatttttatctcTTTTATTACtatctatatataattataataaaggattattaaatatatgcaaaaaaattaacaaatatgatatatcttttcttttttctattaataaagtaattaacaaaattaaaataaaatgcaaCCGAAAAGTTCtcttaacaaaaaatataaatattaatgattATCAACTTGAGGATAAAGattcatataaattaatgaatAAACAATTTCACACACACATATTTAAAACCTGTATGGAgcattttaaattaaattattcattctataattatattttctattaccTATCCCTATTAAATGACGATAAATTCCttattaaattcattaaaataataaacaaaaaatctGCTCTTTTAttgttaaatttaatattaattttacaaaaatacaacaaaagttatatatgtataaaaaaaatgcttatttcatatttaaatgaaattaatcaagatataaattcaaaatatatagaaatattaaaGGATAAAAAGGAAttgtataaaataaagaaacaaaaattaagGAATAAATACAACTTTCATTTAATTGAAAATACATATTGTTCTGTGTGTAAAGAAGTATTATCTACACcaattattcattttttatgcAACCATtcatatcattattattgtttaaataatgataaagtATGTTTGTTATgttataataaagataatgaaaaaagattATTAAAGGAAAAAGCTAAAAATgctattaataattttgatgaatttttcaaatatttacAAGGATCAACtaataaatattcttttatttcaaatTATCTTTCTTATGGAGTTATTcctaataaataa